The following are from one region of the Penaeus chinensis breed Huanghai No. 1 chromosome 5, ASM1920278v2, whole genome shotgun sequence genome:
- the LOC125025661 gene encoding sphingomyelin phosphodiesterase-like isoform X2, whose translation MSPSSCLVLSLLLVAAVSGSPLSPTLTHDAANDPLDPLYAHVEAQDASNDLGVGVADGSLTGVLDLPEPTTQEEKDKIEMFDPARLNYTALRLALDEELAKVNKREGKLIGESRLPSFLSNLGKFLDFEMVVKEIETSIMSTMSCNACKAGVGLLQHYVQNGKTKEDIIRAASKLCTSFKIETPRVCFGVIHLMADEVVYVIENLAMSPDEICGFVIGDICGTPYNPYHEWRVAFPPVQKPPVPRPEPPPEGMPTFKVLHLSDTHFDPEYQEGSNADCNEPLCCRANSGVVRSPDKRAGYWGDYRKCDTPARTIQSMLENIAYLHPDIDYIIWTGDLPPHDIWNQTRESNLNILRSTVQQLINYFPYVPIFPALGNHEAAPVNSFPPPFIVGDYGVSWLYDELDTQWQHWLPQDTSPTVRKGAFYSVLVRPGFRIISLNMNYCNNKNWWLLLNSTDPAQELQWFIYELQGAEMRGEKVHVLGHIPPGHHDCLKVWSHNYYSIINRFESTVTAQFFGHTHFDEFELFYDEYDRHRVTNIAYIGPSVTSYYKLNPGYRIYTVEGDYEGSRKLVTDHETWVMNLNEANRDGHVRWYQLYSAQRAYNMRNLLPQEWNHLVHKMMFDDEVFQKYLRYYWKNSIAREECDAECKKRMLCDLKSGRSNDRKVTCAKIEAHEKLQERNDWTNWIFSGITVTSLATWWFWG comes from the exons ATGTCCCCCTCGTCATGCTtggtcctctccctcctcctcgtcgctGCTGTCTCGG GTAGCCCCCTGTCCCCCACGCTCACCCACGATGCGGCAAACGACCCCCTCGACCCTCTGTACGCCCACGTCGAGGCCCAGGACGCCTCCAACGACCTCGGAGTGGGCGTGGCGGACGGCAGTCTCACGGGCGTCCTCGACCTGCCGGAGCCCACCacgcaggaggagaaggacaagataGAGATGTTTGACCCCGCCAG acTCAACTACACCGCCCTCCGCCTCGCGCTGGACGAGGAGCTGGCGAAGGTGAACAAGCGCGAGGGAAAGCTGATTGGCGAGTCGCGGCTGCCCAGTTTCCTCTCCAACCTGGGGAAGTTCCTCGACTTTGAGATGGTGGTGAAGGAGATCGAGACGTCGATTATGTCCACCATGTCGTGCAACGCGTGCAAGGCCG GTGTTGGTCTCCTGCAGCACTATGTTCAAAACGGCAAGACGAAGGAGGACATTATCCGAGCTGCCTCAAAGCTCTGTACTTCCTTCAAGATTGAGACGCCCAGAGTGTGCTTTGGTGTGATCCACCTCATGGCC GATGAGGTTGTGTATGTGATAGAAAATTTAGCCATGAGCCCAGATGAAATTTGCGGCTTTGTCATTGGAGACATCTGCGGCACTCCATACAACCCTTACCACGAATGGCGGGTGGCTTTCCCCCCTGTTCAGAAGCCTCCCGTCCCTCGCCCTGAGCCTCCTCCG gagGGAATGCCAACCTTCAAGGTGTTGCACCTCTCAGACACACACTTCGACCCAGAGTACCAAGAAGGTTCGAATGCCGACTGCAATGAACCCTTGTGTTGCAGAGCAAACTCAGGAGTAGTGAGATCCCCAGACAAGAGAGCTGGATATTGGGGAGACTACAGGAAATGTGACACACCTGCTAGGACTATACAGAGCATGTTGGAGAATATTGCTTATCTACATCCA GACATCGACTACATTATCTGGACGGGAGACCTTCCTCCACACGACATATGGAACCAAACTAGAGAGAGCAACTTGAACATTCTGAGGTCCACTGTGCAGCAGCTTATCAACTATTTCCCTTACGTCCCAATCTTCCCTGCTTTGGGGAATCACGAGGCTGCTCCTGTTAATAG cTTTCCGCCTCCCTTCATTGTTGGAGACTATGGGGTAAGTTGGCTCTATGATGAATTGGACACGCAGTGGCAGCATTGGCTACCACAAGATACCTCTCCCACAGTAAGAAAGGGGGCCTTCTACTCTGTCCTTGTGAGACCGGGATTCAGAATAATCTCCCTCAATATGAACTACTGCAATAATAAAAATTG GTGGTTGCTGCTCAACTCCACCGACCCGGCCCAGGAGCTCCAGTGGTTTATTTACGAGCTCCAAGGGGctgaaatgagaggagagaaggtacaCGTATTGGGTCACATCCCTCCAGGTCACCATGATTGTCTCAAGGTCTGGAGTCATAACTACTATTCCATCATCAATAG GTTCGAGTCAACAGTCACAGCACAATTCTTCGGCCACACGCATTTTGATGAATTTGAGCTCTtctatgatgaatatgataggcACCGAGTAACAAACATTGCCTACATTGGGCCGTCTGTCACTTCCTATTATAAACTGAACCCTGGTTATAGAATATACACAGTGGAAGGAGATTATGAAGGATCACGGAAG CTTGTTACTGACCACGAGACATGGGTCATGAACCTCAATGAGGCAAACAGGGATGGTCATGTTCGGTGGTACCAGCTGTACTCGGCCCAGAGAGCATACAATATGAGAAATTTATTACCACAAGAATGGAATCACTTGGTTCACAAGATGATGTTTGATGATGAAGTCTTTCAAAAATATCTAAG ATACTACTGGAAAAACTCAATCGCGAGAGAAGAATGCGATGCCGAGTGCAAAAAGCGCATGTTATGTGACCTCAAGTCCGGCCGATCCAACGACAGGAAGGTGACATGTGCGAAGATCGAAGCTCACGAGAAGCTCCAGGAACGCAACGACTGGACAAACTGGATCTTCTCAGGGATAACTGTTAC GTCATTGGCAACGTGGTGGTTTTGGGGCTGA
- the LOC125025661 gene encoding sphingomyelin phosphodiesterase-like isoform X1 yields MSPSSCLVLSLLLVAAVSGSPLSPTLTHDAANDPLDPLYAHVEAQDASNDLGVGVADGSLTGVLDLPEPTTQEEKDKIEMFDPARLNYTALRLALDEELAKVNKREGKLIGESRLPSFLSNLGKFLDFEMVVKEIETSIMSTMSCNACKAGVGLLQHYVQNGKTKEDIIRAASKLCTSFKIETPRVCFGVIHLMADEVVYVIENLAMSPDEICGFVIGDICGTPYNPYHEWRVAFPPVQKPPVPRPEPPPEGMPTFKVLHLSDTHFDPEYQEGSNADCNEPLCCRANSGVVRSPDKRAGYWGDYRKCDTPARTIQSMLENIAYLHPDIDYIIWTGDLPPHDIWNQTRESNLNILRSTVQQLINYFPYVPIFPALGNHEAAPVNSFPPPFIVGDYGVSWLYDELDTQWQHWLPQDTSPTVRKGAFYSVLVRPGFRIISLNMNYCNNKNWWLLLNSTDPAQELQWFIYELQGAEMRGEKVHVLGHIPPGHHDCLKVWSHNYYSIINRFESTVTAQFFGHTHFDEFELFYDEYDRHRVTNIAYIGPSVTSYYKLNPGYRIYTVEGDYEGSRKLVTDHETWVMNLNEANRDGHVRWYQLYSAQRAYNMRNLLPQEWNHLVHKMMFDDEVFQKYLRYYWKNSIAREECDAECKKRMLCDLKSGRSNDRKVTCAKIEAHEKLQERNDWTNWIFSGITVTSLVIAVPVAAIAIPRLLFFFF; encoded by the exons ATGTCCCCCTCGTCATGCTtggtcctctccctcctcctcgtcgctGCTGTCTCGG GTAGCCCCCTGTCCCCCACGCTCACCCACGATGCGGCAAACGACCCCCTCGACCCTCTGTACGCCCACGTCGAGGCCCAGGACGCCTCCAACGACCTCGGAGTGGGCGTGGCGGACGGCAGTCTCACGGGCGTCCTCGACCTGCCGGAGCCCACCacgcaggaggagaaggacaagataGAGATGTTTGACCCCGCCAG acTCAACTACACCGCCCTCCGCCTCGCGCTGGACGAGGAGCTGGCGAAGGTGAACAAGCGCGAGGGAAAGCTGATTGGCGAGTCGCGGCTGCCCAGTTTCCTCTCCAACCTGGGGAAGTTCCTCGACTTTGAGATGGTGGTGAAGGAGATCGAGACGTCGATTATGTCCACCATGTCGTGCAACGCGTGCAAGGCCG GTGTTGGTCTCCTGCAGCACTATGTTCAAAACGGCAAGACGAAGGAGGACATTATCCGAGCTGCCTCAAAGCTCTGTACTTCCTTCAAGATTGAGACGCCCAGAGTGTGCTTTGGTGTGATCCACCTCATGGCC GATGAGGTTGTGTATGTGATAGAAAATTTAGCCATGAGCCCAGATGAAATTTGCGGCTTTGTCATTGGAGACATCTGCGGCACTCCATACAACCCTTACCACGAATGGCGGGTGGCTTTCCCCCCTGTTCAGAAGCCTCCCGTCCCTCGCCCTGAGCCTCCTCCG gagGGAATGCCAACCTTCAAGGTGTTGCACCTCTCAGACACACACTTCGACCCAGAGTACCAAGAAGGTTCGAATGCCGACTGCAATGAACCCTTGTGTTGCAGAGCAAACTCAGGAGTAGTGAGATCCCCAGACAAGAGAGCTGGATATTGGGGAGACTACAGGAAATGTGACACACCTGCTAGGACTATACAGAGCATGTTGGAGAATATTGCTTATCTACATCCA GACATCGACTACATTATCTGGACGGGAGACCTTCCTCCACACGACATATGGAACCAAACTAGAGAGAGCAACTTGAACATTCTGAGGTCCACTGTGCAGCAGCTTATCAACTATTTCCCTTACGTCCCAATCTTCCCTGCTTTGGGGAATCACGAGGCTGCTCCTGTTAATAG cTTTCCGCCTCCCTTCATTGTTGGAGACTATGGGGTAAGTTGGCTCTATGATGAATTGGACACGCAGTGGCAGCATTGGCTACCACAAGATACCTCTCCCACAGTAAGAAAGGGGGCCTTCTACTCTGTCCTTGTGAGACCGGGATTCAGAATAATCTCCCTCAATATGAACTACTGCAATAATAAAAATTG GTGGTTGCTGCTCAACTCCACCGACCCGGCCCAGGAGCTCCAGTGGTTTATTTACGAGCTCCAAGGGGctgaaatgagaggagagaaggtacaCGTATTGGGTCACATCCCTCCAGGTCACCATGATTGTCTCAAGGTCTGGAGTCATAACTACTATTCCATCATCAATAG GTTCGAGTCAACAGTCACAGCACAATTCTTCGGCCACACGCATTTTGATGAATTTGAGCTCTtctatgatgaatatgataggcACCGAGTAACAAACATTGCCTACATTGGGCCGTCTGTCACTTCCTATTATAAACTGAACCCTGGTTATAGAATATACACAGTGGAAGGAGATTATGAAGGATCACGGAAG CTTGTTACTGACCACGAGACATGGGTCATGAACCTCAATGAGGCAAACAGGGATGGTCATGTTCGGTGGTACCAGCTGTACTCGGCCCAGAGAGCATACAATATGAGAAATTTATTACCACAAGAATGGAATCACTTGGTTCACAAGATGATGTTTGATGATGAAGTCTTTCAAAAATATCTAAG ATACTACTGGAAAAACTCAATCGCGAGAGAAGAATGCGATGCCGAGTGCAAAAAGCGCATGTTATGTGACCTCAAGTCCGGCCGATCCAACGACAGGAAGGTGACATGTGCGAAGATCGAAGCTCACGAGAAGCTCCAGGAACGCAACGACTGGACAAACTGGATCTTCTCAGGGATAACTGTTAC GTCCTTGGTCATTGCTGTCCCAGTGGCTGCCATCGCCATACCCAgactcttgttctttttcttctaa